A window of Roseiflexus castenholzii DSM 13941 genomic DNA:
AAGTCGCGCATTGACCAGCCATACATATAATGAGGAGATAGCACAGCAGGTTGCTTCGGCGATTGTGAATCAATACTACCCTGAGTTTGTCAGACTGCACGAAACGTTGACAAAACTGAAAGGCAATGGGGCATGACGCTGCGATTTGGCTTGAAAGAGTCGGTCATTGAAAGCATCTGCGATGTCCTCGCCCGTCATCCTGAGGTCGAGAAGGCGATCATTTACGGTTCACGCGCCAAAGGGACGTACAAGTACAACTCGGATATCGATCTGACACTCATCGGCGATGACTGCCTGACCTTTCTGGCGCTCACAAACATAATGGACGAACTCGACGACCTTTTGCTCCCTTACATGATCGACCTTTCCGTGCTGAGCCACATTGGCGATCCTGATGTTATCGACCACATTCAGCGTGTTGGGACCGTCTTCTACGAACGGAAGAAGTCTGAATGCGACGGGATGGGTTAGAGCGTGTCAGTGAGTGGGTGAAGACCGTGCCTTCACCCACCCAACCGCACTCTTCTCGAACAGGCTCTTAGCGGGGCCTGGCCAGACGAACAAACAGACGCTAAAGATGGACACAGGCTATCGCACTGATTGCAGCGCGCTGCGCCTTGGCGTCAACCTTTTCGAGACAGACGACGATTTCCTTTCGCCTGAACCTGTCGCCTCTCACCGTACTATCAATGGCAGAACCACGCGCTCAGTCAGGCAGATGGCGTTGAAATCGTGGTTGATCCCATCGGGCGGCACGGTCACTGTGCGCTGAACAGGCGCAATCGTGCAGCCTGGCGCACTGACGGTAAGTGTGTAGACGCCAGCCGGGAGATCGGTCATCGTATAGAACCCCTCAGCATCCGTCGCGGCGCTCTGCGCACCTGCCTGCACCGTCGCGCCCGCCACGCCGCGCCCCGCCCCGTCGGTCACGCGCCCGCTGATGCGATAGGTGAGCGAGCGGCACAGCGCTGAAATCCTGCCCGCTCACGTCGCTGCTGACCGTCACGGTGCGACTGACCGACGTGATCTGATAGATGCTCAGCGCCGCAGTGAGGGTGTAGGTTCCCATCGGCAGCCCGCTCAGCGTGTAGAACCCGTCGGCATCGGTGGTGGCGCTCTGCGCGCCTGCCCGCACCGTCGCACCCACCACGCCGCGCCCGGCGTTGTCGGTCACGCACCCGCTGATCGTGCAGCGATCGGGATTCAGGAGAAGGACGTACAGGTCGGTCTGCGACGTTATAAATGCCTGACCGCAGATCATCGCGCGGGCGAATGCCGGTTCCGGCAGAACCTGGACAGTTCCCTCGGTAGTCCCGTCTGAGAGCCAGAATTCGCCTGTTATACCAATGACCTGTGACCACCCGGCATGGTCACCCCGAGCAAAGCGAGGGGTCGTGCGCGACCCGCTCAGATTCCTCGCTGAGTTTACCCTGAGCGAAGCGAAGGGCTCGGAATGACCAGCATGCGGCATCTTCAGTCGTCATTGGCATTCGACCATGAACGTGCCGTCGGTTGTGCCGTCGCTGCGCCATAATTCGTGTCCGTGAACCCCATCATTGGCGACAAAGAAGAGAACATCGCCGACGACGTGGAACCGCGAGAGATCGGCGCCATCAACGCCGGGGCGGATGTCCTTCACCAGGCGCGTGCCGTCGGTTGTGCCGTCGCTGCGCCACAACTCAGGACCATGGATTCCATCATTGGCGATGAAGAAAAACACACCGTTGATTACTACAGAGTCGTGCCAATTGACATCATACGCTTTCTGGAACGACTTCACCAGAACAGGTTCACTTGCAGAAGCGACGGACGCCGGCACAAGCAGGGGAAGAAGAGCGACGATGGCGATGAGTGCGAGCGAAAGAAGCGGGCAAGTGCGATGATGGCTGCGATGCATGGACAAATCCTCCTGATCGATTGGTTGTACAGCAGAGTTGGCGGAAGATCGCGCTTCGCTTTTGGAATGTCATCTCATGTAACGCAACAATGCGGCAGAGGTTGCACCTGATCTGTGGGCATGGTATACTTTCGCGTCATCGACGGATGCCTCCCAAGGGAGGAGCCTATGAAACTGCGCCACAGCGCTCGCACCGATGTCGGCAGAACGCGGGATCACAACGAAGATGATTTTGGCGTCGGCGAAGGCGCAGGAGTCGCTCAGCACGGCGAGTTGCTGGTCGTCTGCGACGGAATGGGGGGACACGCTGCCGGCGAGGTTGCCAGCCGCCTCGGCGTCGAAACCATCCTCAGCGCCTACTATAGCGACAATTCCCCGGATCGGGTCGATGTGCTGCGTCGGGCGTTCGAGCGCGCCAATGAGCGCATCCATGCTGAAGGGCGCGGCGCGATGGGCACTACCGGCGTCGCGGCGCTGTTCTACAAAGGCATGCTGCACGTCGCCAACGTCGGCGATAGCCGCGCATACCTGATCCGCAACGACGACATCTGCCAGATTTCACGCGACCACTCGCTCGTCGGCGAGCAGGTGGCGGCTGGCGTCATCACTGCCGACCAGGCAAAATCCAGTTACTACCGCAATGTCATTACTCGCGCGCTGGGGTATCAACCGGAGGTGCAAGTCGATCTGTTCCACCTGCCGTTGCAGGTCGGTGATACGATTGTGCTCTGCTCCGACGGGTTGCACGGGCTGGTCAGCGATGAGGAGATCGGTGCAATTGCCCGCTCGATGCCCCTTGCCGACGCGGTTGATCGCTTGATCGACCTGGCAAACGAGCGCGGCGGCACGGACAATATCACGACGATCATTGCGCACGTCGATGAACTCGATAATGCGGCAACCTTCGCTGACCTATCGGATGCCGCCCGCACAACGGTTGAATTTCCGGCGCCAACGACGGCGGCGACCATTGAATTTCCGGCAACTGCCAGCCTGACGCCGGCAGTTGCTGAGCCTGCGACGATTCGCACGGCGCCGCTGCCCGTTGCGCCTCCCCCCGCCCCTCCGCCGGTTGCGGCGCCTGATCCGCGCGATACGCCCGCGCCACGGCGAATGCACTGGATCGGCGCAACACTTGCTACCGTTCTGTTTACCGGGCTGGTGTTTGTGACTCTGTTCGTTGCCTATCCATCCGTGCTGGCGCCGGGGCAGGAAAGCCCCGCTTTGCCTGAAACGTCGCCTACTGCCGCGCCAACCCAGGCGCCGCCAACCGCTACCCTGCCCCCTCCGACCCAACCGCCAACCGAAGCCCCCGCCATTCTTCCGGTTGCAACCGAAACCCCCGTGCCGACTGCATCGCCAGCGCCGACGACAACGCCTTCTCCGGTCGCTACCGGTACGCCAACGCCCACGGTTGCGCCGGCCATCACCGCCACGCCGGGTGCGTCGCCATCCACGCCGATCGCAACGGCGACCCGCACGCCCATTCCGCTGACGTTGCCGACGCGCACGCCGTAACGACCGCGCCATATCCCGGCAAGGCATGGTACAATCATCGCATACGTGTTCGTATTGGAGTGGAAACAGTATGCCGATACGGGTGCTCGATGCAACCGTTGCTGCGCAGATCGCCGCTGGCGAAGTAATCGAACGTCCGGCGTCAGTCGTGCGCGAACTGGTCGAAAATGCGCTCGATGCCGGGGCGCGCCGCATTGTCGTGGAAGCGCGCGGCGGCGGGTTGCGCGAGATCCGGGTGCAGGACGACGGGTGCGGCATTCCTGCCGATGAAGTCGAACTGGCGTTTGCGCGCCACGCAACCTCGAAACTATCCACAGCCGATGATCTCTGGTCGATTGCAACGCTTGGCTTTCGCGGTGAAGCGCTCCCGTCAATCGCGGCAGTGGCGCAGGTAATCTGCGTTACTCGCGCTGCCGGCGCCGACGTGGGCGTCGAACTGCGGATTGCCGGCGGCGAGGTGCAGGCGATTATGCCACGCGGATGCTCGCCAGGCACGACAATCAGTGTACGCAACCTGTTCTACAATACGCCGGTGCGGCGCGATTTCCTCCGTTCCGACGCCGCCGAGTCCGCCGCGATTACGTCCGTCGTCACGCAGTATGCGCTTGCCTACCCCGAAGTGCGCTTCAGCCTCGTCATCGACGGGCGTGCCACGCTTCAGACCAGCGGCAACGGCGATCTGCGCGCCGCCACAATCGAGATTTACGGGCTTGATGTTGCGCGCCAGTTGCTGGCAATCGATGCTGCCGTCGGCGAGGGTGTCGATCTGGTCCAGGTGCGTGGGTTGGTGTCGCCGCCGGGGCTGACCCGCAGTTCACGCGCGGCTATCCACCTGTTCATCAATCGTCGCGCTATTCAACCGCGCGGGCAGATTGCAATTGTGCTCGAAGAGGCATATCACACGCTGCTGATGAAAGGTCGCCATCCTATGGCGATTTTGAACATCACGGTGCATCCCGCAGCGGTCGATGTCAATGTCCATCCAACCAAGAGCGAGGTCAAATTCCGCAATACGACGCAGGTGATGAGCGTACTGGGGCGAGCGGTGCGCACCGCGCTCCTGGAAAGCGGCGTGCGTCCCTGGGAAGAACCAGGCGTCCCTGCATCGCTCGACACGGCGCAGCGCCGCTTTGAACTGCGGCGCCTGGGAACATCCCCCGAAAGCGCCTGGGATGCGCCATCCTGGATGACGGCGGGCGATAAGCACGGGGAAATACCGGCGATGGACGACCGGCGCGCTGTTGGGCAGAGCAGCGCGTGGGAGCGTGAGCCGGCGCCACCCGACGCACAACTCATCACGCACGCCTCGAAATTGCCGCCGTTGCGGATCGTCGGACAGATCGCCCAATCCTACATTGTCGCCGAGTCGCCGGATGGGATGTATCTCATCGATCAGCACGCTGCGCACGAACGCATCACCTACGAGCGGTTGATGGCGCAACGGGGCGCCGGCGCGATTGAACGCCAGGAACTGCTGATCCCGCAGGTGATCGATCTGCCGCCGACGGCGCAGGACGTGCTGCTGGATGCCGCCGACCGGTTGGCGGAGTGGGGGTTTGCTGTCGAACCATTCGGGCGCAGCCTGCGCATTCGCGCTATTCCGGCAGTGCTCTATCCCGGCGATCTGGCGACAGCACTGCTCGAAATCGCCGATCACCTGAGCGGTCGTGGCGGAACAACGCCACACGACTGGCGTGAGGCGCTGCTGATCACCCTCTCGTGCCATACCTCGGTGCGCAGCGGGCAAACCCTCTCGTTCGACGAAATGCGCGGATTGGTGCTGCAACTGGAGCGCTGCTCATCGCCACGCACCTGTCCCCACGGTCGTCCGACGATGATTCTGCTGACGACGACCCAGATCGAGCGCCAGTTCGGCAGGATTAAGTAGGCGTCACGTCGCCCCAGAGGTAGGCGGCGATCTGCGGCGAAAGGGTAATCTGCCGGTCATCGCGTTGAAGCGTGACGCCGTACACCGGAGAGACATCAATCACAGCAAACTGCTCACCCGGCACCAGATGGCTGTTCTGTAAGTACCGAATCAGCACCGTATCTTCTTCTGCCTCTTCCGCGATGCGCCGCAGGGTAAAGACGCCGCCAGGAGTCGCCTGATCGAGGCGCACCGTGCCGGCATAGACGTCGCAACGTCCAGGAATGGGATTGCCGTGCGGGCACGTGGTCGCCTCGCCGACCAGTTCCTCGATCCGTTCTTCCAGACGCGGCGAGAGCGCGTGTTCGAGGCGCACCGCTTCCTCGTGAATTTCGTGCCACTGCATGCCCATCACATCGACGAGGAAACGCTCCAGAATGCGGTGTCGCCGTACCATGGCTTCCGCCAGACGAAACCCTTCGTCGGTCAGCAAAATCTCACCGCGCCCATCGCGCACGATATAGCCGCGATCCTCCATACGGCTCACCATATCGGCGACAGTTGGGGGGGTCACATGCATCCATTCCGCCAACCGCGCGCTGATAACCGGTTCGCCACGCGCCGCCAGGTAATAGATAACCTCCAGATACTCGCGCATCTTTTCGGTTGGTCCGGCGTCGCCCGGTTTGCGTCGTGCTCTGGCGTGTCGAGTTGTGTCAGCCATCATTGTTTCCTTGCCTGGTGATACGTTGATTATAGCAGAAATGCACCGTCAACGTCGCGCTCGATACGCCGCACCTCGACAATCGCCTCTGGGTTGATCGGTCCGTAGATGTGAGGGAAGAGCGGCGCCAGGGGTGTGCCAGCAGGACGCTCCCAGCGCACTGGCACGGTCAACCGTTCGACATCGATGACCAGCAGCACAAAATCGCCCGGCGTCCCACGATACAGCGCATTGGCGACGCGCACCATCAGTTCTTCGCCCTCGGTGCAGTGCACGAACCCATCCACCGCAAACTCTGCCGGAACATAGGGTTCGTGCGCGGGCCACATCGTCCAACGTTCAGCCGGCGCCATATGGAAGATAATCCTTGCGCTCATGGCATCTCCAGTTCGTTCAGCGCAGTGTGCACCGGCGCCAGCGCCGGCGCCAGGCGCAGAAACGCTTCACGGTAGATGCGCTCGTACAGCGCGTGCAGCGCATCATCAGGCGCGACCGTTCGCGCGCACACCCGCAACGCGCCGACCGCTTCGTCTTCACTGCCGTAGACGCCCGCAGCGATCCCGCCAAGCGCCGCAGCGCCCAGAGCAACGCTCTCGTCGATATCCAGCACCTGGATCGGTCGCCCCAACACATGGGCTTTGATACCCATCCAGACCGGCAGGCGCGTGCCGCCGCCGATTGCGCGGATCGTCCTGGCGCGCATCCCCAGCATCTGCTCCATATGGTCGAGCATGTGCCGCCACTCGAACGCCAGACCTTCATAGACCGCGCGCGCCAGCGCGGCGCGTCCGCTGCTGACGGTCAAGCCAACGAACGCCCCCCGCTCTCCGGCGGTCAGATGCGGCAGGAACAGCACGCCCAGACTGCCCGGCGGCGCCGCAACTGCCAGCGCTTCGATCTCCGCCACTGCTGTGTGGAGCGATGCGCCGGGCGCGACAATGCCGCGCATCCATTCGACCGCCGCGCCGCTGCTGAACAACCCGTCCATCACGTAATAGCGGTCGCGCGCCACGTGCGCACCGAAGGTCACGTGCGTCCAGGACGACACATTGGCAATAAACAGACGCTCATCGAGCGGAACATCATCGAGCGGCAGAAACGCCGCTTCCGCTGTGCCCATCGAGTCGAGACAATCGCCAGCGCGGCGCACGTCGGCTGCCAGCGCACCGCACACATGGTCGTGCCCGCCGGCGCCGACGACCGTTCCAGGCGCCAGCCCGGTTGCCGCCGCCGCTTCCGGCGTAACCACGCCGATGCGCGTGCCGCTCGCCACAGGTTCAGGGAGCAGATCGCCGCGCAACCCGGCGCGATCGATCAACACATCCGACCAGCGGCGCGCGCGCAGGTCGAAGAGCATGCTGCGCGACGCCAGCGAGTAATCGGTTGCGCGCGCGCCGCACAGTCGAAAGGCGATATAATCGGCGACGTGCAGCCAGGTTGTCGCGGCGGCATACCCATCCGGCTCATAGTCGCGCAGCCATTGCAATTTGAAGACTCCATAGATCGGCACAGGCAGCATGCCGGTCAGGCGAAACGTCTCCAACGGATCATCATGCACATTCCAGCGTTGCACATACGGAGCAGTGCGCCGATCATACCAGGCGATGATCGGGGTGAGCGGCGCACCGCTCGCGTCAACCAGCACGCCGGCTTCACCGACGCTTGCCACTGCCAGCCCGCGCACCCGCCGGGGATCGTCGATGGATGCCAGCGCGCGACGGATCACATCGACAACTGCCTGCCAGAGAGCAGAGGGATCGTGCTCCGCCCAGCCCGGCTGCGGTCGTTCGGTGGGAGTGGCAATGCTGGCGGAAGCCGCAAGTGCGCCGTTCGTGGTGAAGATAAGCGCCTTGATGTTGGTCGTCCCAACATCAATACCCAGCAGCAGATCATCAGCCATATGGTTTCTCGTGAACAACTGGCATGACAATCATAGCACAAACGAAACCTCAAAAAAACAGCGACGTCGGATGGCGTCATCCAAACGTCGCTGCCAGAACGGCACGGACATGCCAGCAGAAGTGCGCAGCTACCAGAGCAAACCGCCGTCTACCTGAATGACCGAACCGGTAACGAAACTCGAGTCGTCCGATGCGAGGAAGATGTACACGGCGGCGACCTCTTCCGGCTTGCCAAGGCGACGCAGCGGCGTGCGTTCCTGAACCGTATGGATCACCTTTTCGGGAATTGTACTGATCATCTCAGTGGCGATAAAGCCAGGAGTCACCGCATTGACACGCACACCGGAGGGACCAAGTTCACGCGCCCAGGTCTTGGTCATCGCAATGACGCCACCTTTGGTGGCAGCATAGTTCGACTGACCAAAGTTGCCGTACAGACCGACAATCGAGCTGACATTGATAATCGACCCGCTGCCCTGCGCGGTCATATGCGGCGCCACTGCTCGCGCACACAGCCAGACGCCTTTGAGATTGACATTGATCACGGCGTCCCACTGTTGTTCGGTCATTTTCACCAGGCGCGCATCGCGCGTAATGCCGGCATTATTGAGCAGCACATCGATCCGCCCACCCCATGCCAGCACCGTCTCAACCATCGACTCCACCGATGCCGCCTGAGAGACATCGGCCTGGACGGCGATCGCGCGTCCGTCCTGTCTGGTAATTTCAGCCACCGTCGCCTCGGCGCCGGCCATATTGATATCGACGACGGCAACGCGCGCGCCCTCGCGCGCGAAGGCAATCGCAGTCGCTTTGCCAATGCCGTGGCCCGCACCGGTCACAATTGCCACCTTATCTTTCAGGCGCATCGTCTTGTCTCCTCGTTCGTGATAACCGTCATTTAGATCGATCGATCGGCGAGCCAGGCATCGATTTGCGGCCACAGACCACGACGCGCCCCGCTGCCAGCCATAATACCGATATGACCGCCTGGCATAATGATCTGATGTTTATCGATGCTGCTCACGCGATCCAGGATGGTTTCCGACTGGCACGGCGGGACGATATGATCCTGCCGCGCGATAATGTTGAGCAGCGACGCTTTGATGTCTCCCAGGTTGACCGGGCGCCCGCGCATGATCCAGGTACCGTTCATCAACCGATTTTCGCGGTAGAGATCGACGACCAGTTGACGATAGGCAGCGCCAGCAAACGGCACCCCATCGCTCACCCAGGTATTCATCGCCTGCCACGACTCGACGATCTTCGGGTCATCGAGGTTATCGAGCAAGCGCAGGTAATTACCAACCAGATTTTCGACCGGCTTGAGCAGTTTGCTGCCGACATCGATCATTTCGCCAGGGTAGTTGCCCGTCTGCTCCAGAATGGCGTCGAGGTTGAAATATTCCTCCTTCAGCCACTTGGGAAACGGACCCATCGCGCCCTTGTTGGAAAAATCAATCGGCGCCGTCAGCAGGATCAGATTGCGCAGACCGTCGTCCGGGCGCATTGCCGCATAGATCGCTGCAAGCGTTGCACCGATGCACCAACCGAGCATACTGAAATCGCGCTGCCCGCTGTGCATCTGCATGCGGCGCACCGCACGCGGCAGATACTCGAGCGCATAATCATCGAACGTCAGGTGCGCATCTTCTGGACCGGGGGCGCCCCAATCGACCAGGTAGACGTCGTACCCCTGCTGAACCATGTATTCGACGAAGCTGTTGCCTGGGCGCAGGTCGAAGATGTAGGGCTTATTGATCAACGCAAAGACGAGCAGCAACGGCACCCGTTTGCGCTTCTCCGCCGGCGCCTGCGGGTAGTAATGATACAGAGTGGTCTTATTGAGCGTCCAGATCGCCTCTTTTGGCGTCTGCGCCACCTTTGCCCGTTGTTTTCCCGTGGCGATCTTGACGCCCATTTCATAGGCTTTCCCCAAACGTTCAACTTCGGCGTACAGGTTCTTCGCCACTGTCGCCGGATCTACGGGAAAGAGCGTCGTCTCAGGCGACGTCGTCATTGACCTGCTCCTTGCTACTCAAACGCGGCATCTACCGCACCGGTTTAAAAGCCCTCGATGGCGTGATCTTCCTTAACCTCCTCAGGCGTTGGCGGCTCCGGATCGGGCGGCGCCGGACGCGGCGCTTTGCGGCGCTTCTGGGATGCGTCCACCGGTTCGAGCGCCGCCTGCTGGAGTCGCTCGATCAACTGAAGCATCTGATCGGCTTTGTGATCGAGCGCCGCCAGGCGCTGCTCCATACCGTTGAGTTCTACGCCTTCCTGCTTATTCTGTTCGAGTTGCTCGGCGAGCATCTCGACAATCACCGGCGTTTGCGTGCGCAACGCATGCGCCAGTTGATCCAGTTTGATTTCGATATCGTCCAGGCGCATTTCGATATTCGTCACCCGACGCGCCAGGGTGGTGAGCTCCTCGCGCGACGGCAGGTTCAGCCGCGCCAGCGACGTCTTCATCGAGGTGTTGATCAGGTTCTGGAGCGGCGCCGACGCGATCAGGTACGAGTCGAGCGTCGCTCCGACCCAGCGCGCAAACGTCTCGGTATTGACCAGGTCGATCATGGCCTTGGCCCACGCGTCGAGCGTTGCATCGCGGGCCTTGATCAGGTTGCCAATCGGATCGTTCGGATCGAAGCCGTTTTTCTGGCCCATCAGCGTCTCCTTCGACAGGTTCGCCCGACAAGGGCGGGTTGGATTTCTGGGGGTCTGTTGTTGTCTCACGGCGCTTTCGGGCGTGCGTTCGCGTAGGGGATAAAAAAGACGCGCCCTGCGCAACCGTTTCTGTCATGAGGGTAGTCGGAACAGTTACAGAGAGGATACATCTTTCGGACACGTATGCGCTGCGGTAATACAACGAAATTGGAGCAATGGGTCCAGGCATGCATTGTCAGGCGGCAAAGAAGCGCGTCCCTGCTGCGATGCGCCTCGGCTGGCGACTGAAGTCGCGCCGGGCAGACGTTCCGCCGGGCGTCCGCCTTGCGTGGAGGCCACCGTTCCCCTCTGCGCAGGCGGACGGTCGGTCGCAGGCCTATCAGGGTCGATTTCAATCGCTGGCAGCCGTAGCATCGTTTCCTGACACATCATGCCTGCACCCCGGAGCAACATGGGTCTTGACAACCTGTGATTTGTGAGATAGGATATGGGTGGTTTTGAGAGGTTGCTCCCTGGTAGGCGCGGCTTCACGCAAACACAGGTTACTGCTCCGGCCCGTCGAAAGACGCTCAGGGGCGCACAGCAGGCTCGGCTTAAGGGCTTTGCCAAAGTAACTGCGGCGCTGCCGCTACGTTGTGTGACAGCTTAAGCTCAACCGGAGGGGGAGTGTTCGTGAGAGCGTTCAACCCCTTCGGCGTTACCGGAGGGGTTTCTGTTTGGGGCGAAATCATGGACGAAGGCGGTCATCGTAGTCAGCGGCGCAGCGCCGCAACAGCATTCCCGGACGCACCTCCTCTCGCCAGTGTCGCGTAGCGTTGTCTGCGCTTCCTCTGTGACACCCTGGCGAGCGTGCTGCGCCAGGGTTGTTTGTTGAGCGCACGCTCGATGTGCCCGGTGCACATCCGTCATCTCCGGCGTTGCGCTGCTGTCTTCCAGGTTTCAGGCAACAATCCGTTTTGCGCCGTGCGGGCGTCTGTCCCTTGCTGACCAGACGGCAGGGTATGGTTTGCTCTGCACTGCGCCTGATGCCGGTCAGCGCCGATCACCTGATCGTGCGCATGGTTTGTTGCGCCCTGCGACGGAAACAGTTCTTCATTTGTGCACGATGAACGGGAAGATGAAAGGGGGAACCCGCGATGCTGACGATTCGCTGGACGATGAACAAAGACGGGCGTCTGACGGCGACCTTCGTGCGCCCGCAGACGCTGCGCCCGCTCTCGCTGGCGCCCACTACGCCACAACTGCTGTCGGTCAATGGTCGCCGGACACAACCCGCCGCAATGCCGCAGCGTGCCGCGCCCGGCGGGCGAATGCCGGAACCAGCGCCTGAGGCGGCAGGCGCCGGTTGATTCTGTTGATGAAGTGGAATAAGCGCTTATCTGGAGGAGAAAAGCATATGCTGGCTACCCTGATCCTCTATCGTAGGGCGATGCTGCGATGGGTGTTGATCGACGCCGTGCAGCGCGCCTGGCGCCGCCATCAGGTGATTGTGCCGCTCTATCGGCACCTGGCAGCCCTGGCGCCTGATGAGCAGCGCGAAATCGTGTTGCTACTCATGGCTGAACACGAAGTTCGCCATCAGCAGCAGTATGCGCGAATGCTGGCACGGCTGCACGCGCCGTTGCCTGCAAGTTTCGACTCTTTCGACCGCATCTGGCTCTGGTTGCTACCGCGCTGTAGTCCAACGATTGCGCTGCGCTGGACGGCGTGGACCGAGCAGCGTGATGCGCGGGCGATTCTGGAGGCTATGGCGCTTCTGAGAATCTGAATAACCCTGTGCCGCTGTGATGACGAGCGCCAGACGTCCGGTGGCTGAAGCCGTAGGCTACGGGCTGCGAAGCCCGCCTGCGCGGGCTGGCCCGGATAAGCCTTGAAATGACCAGAAGCCCCTGGCAACAACGACGTTGCTTTCAACCGGCGATACACACGACAGTCGCTCAACTTTCGTATGTTAGGAGGCTGCCCATGCGCGTAATGTTTCCCGATGCTGGCGTGCTGCGCCCGCGCCTCAAACTCACACTGTGGGATGTTGTCGTTATTCCGCTGATCATCGTCATCATTCTCTTGCTGACGATCGCCTTTCAGGGCGCGTCTCAGCCGTTCGACGTCGCCGCGACGCCCGATCTGACGGTTAGCCTGGATCCGATCAATTTGCCCTACTACGGGCTGCGGACGGTGTTCCGCATGTTTCTGGCGGTGCTGTTGAGCCTGCTCTTCACGTTCACGGTTGCGACGCTTGCCGCCAAATCGCGGCGCGCCGAGACGGTGATTATCCCGGCGCTGGACTTCCTTCAGTCGTTGCCGATCCTCGGCTTTCTGACGGTGACGACGGCGATTTTTATCGGCATGTTCCGCGGCAGCCTGCTTGGGCTTGAGGCAGCCAGCATCTTTGCGATCTTCACCTCGCAGGTCTGGAATATGGCGTTTAGTTTCTATCACTCGCTGATTACTACTCCCAGGGAACTGCGTGAAGCCGCTGCGGTGCTGCGCCTCTCGCCCTGGAAGAAGTTCTGGAATCTCGACGTTCCGTTTGCGATGCCCGGATTGATCTGGAACACGATGATGTCGGTGTCGGGCGGCTGGTTCTTTGTGGTCGCTTCTGAGGTCATCTCGGTGGTCGGGCGCGACAATGACCAGTACCTGCCGGGGATCGGCTCGTACATCGCCCTGGCGATCGAACAGGCGGACATTGGTGCCATGGTCTATGCCGGTCTGACGCTGCTGATCATCATTTTGATCTATGACCAGGTGATCTTCCGCCCGATCGTCGCCTGGTCCGAAAAGTTCAAGTTCGAGCAATCCGAAGCGCAGGAAGTGGCGCAGTCGTGGATGCTGCGCCTGTTGCAGCGGTCGGGGTTCGCTGGCAGCCTGAGCGCAATCGGCGCCGCAATCCGGCGGAGCGTCCCGACCATCCCGGTCAGAGAAGTTCCCGGTTCGCCGGTTGAGG
This region includes:
- a CDS encoding FGGY-family carbohydrate kinase, translated to MADDLLLGIDVGTTNIKALIFTTNGALAASASIATPTERPQPGWAEHDPSALWQAVVDVIRRALASIDDPRRVRGLAVASVGEAGVLVDASGAPLTPIIAWYDRRTAPYVQRWNVHDDPLETFRLTGMLPVPIYGVFKLQWLRDYEPDGYAAATTWLHVADYIAFRLCGARATDYSLASRSMLFDLRARRWSDVLIDRAGLRGDLLPEPVASGTRIGVVTPEAAAATGLAPGTVVGAGGHDHVCGALAADVRRAGDCLDSMGTAEAAFLPLDDVPLDERLFIANVSSWTHVTFGAHVARDRYYVMDGLFSSGAAVEWMRGIVAPGASLHTAVAEIEALAVAAPPGSLGVLFLPHLTAGERGAFVGLTVSSGRAALARAVYEGLAFEWRHMLDHMEQMLGMRARTIRAIGGGTRLPVWMGIKAHVLGRPIQVLDIDESVALGAAALGGIAAGVYGSEDEAVGALRVCARTVAPDDALHALYERIYREAFLRLAPALAPVHTALNELEMP
- the fabG gene encoding 3-oxoacyl-ACP reductase FabG, coding for MRLKDKVAIVTGAGHGIGKATAIAFAREGARVAVVDINMAGAEATVAEITRQDGRAIAVQADVSQAASVESMVETVLAWGGRIDVLLNNAGITRDARLVKMTEQQWDAVINVNLKGVWLCARAVAPHMTAQGSGSIINVSSIVGLYGNFGQSNYAATKGGVIAMTKTWARELGPSGVRVNAVTPGFIATEMISTIPEKVIHTVQERTPLRRLGKPEEVAAVYIFLASDDSSFVTGSVIQVDGGLLW
- a CDS encoding PHA/PHB synthase family protein, translated to MTTSPETTLFPVDPATVAKNLYAEVERLGKAYEMGVKIATGKQRAKVAQTPKEAIWTLNKTTLYHYYPQAPAEKRKRVPLLLVFALINKPYIFDLRPGNSFVEYMVQQGYDVYLVDWGAPGPEDAHLTFDDYALEYLPRAVRRMQMHSGQRDFSMLGWCIGATLAAIYAAMRPDDGLRNLILLTAPIDFSNKGAMGPFPKWLKEEYFNLDAILEQTGNYPGEMIDVGSKLLKPVENLVGNYLRLLDNLDDPKIVESWQAMNTWVSDGVPFAGAAYRQLVVDLYRENRLMNGTWIMRGRPVNLGDIKASLLNIIARQDHIVPPCQSETILDRVSSIDKHQIIMPGGHIGIMAGSGARRGLWPQIDAWLADRSI